In the Ochotona princeps isolate mOchPri1 chromosome 14, mOchPri1.hap1, whole genome shotgun sequence genome, CCCCCAAAAGGGGGCAACTCTTCCAGGTCAGAGTATGATGTAGCTTATGTGCTGGACTTCCAGGAGGCCGGGACCGAGACGGCAGTTCGAGGAATGCCCTTGGAGTACCCTCCTAAACCTGAGCGGCTCAACGCCTACGGTAAAGGGTGATGGGGCCAGGAGAGCAACCGGAAGTGAGAAGGGTGGGGAAGACCAAAAGGCGGGCAGGACGAGGGCCTAGTACAGTGGGAGTCCTGGAGAGGGTGTAACACTGTCTTTGTGTGTCTCCCCCTCTTGTTCTGACCCTTCCTTCCCCATCTCTgtgatgcacacacgcacaccccgGGTTCGGAACCCGCCGCTGCCCAGAGCGCGAAGTGGTGGTGAACATGCTGAACTCACTGTCCCGGAACCAGCAAACCCCGCAGATCATGTCCCGATGCGGGTGTGTGGACCCGCTGCCTGGCCGCCTGCCCTACCTTGGTTACGAAAGCCCTTGCTCGGGCCGCCACTACTGTCTGCGCGGGATGGACTACTGCACCGGCGGGGCGCCGTCCACGGAGCGCCGCCTGCGGCCCCTGTGCGCCGCCGAGCAGCCGACTGTAAGGTTCGCAGGGCTCGGCCCGCCTCGGCCGGCTCTCACCCGACGGCTGAGGCGGAGGACCAGCGGCGAGAGACCCCCAAGTCCCCGACCCTGCCCCTCGAGAACGGGGCTCGCGGTCCGCCTCGGGATCCGCATGTCCTGAAGGAGGACACTTCCTACCTTAGTTATCCGATGCTCTAAGGATACGAGGCCTCACTGAGGAGGGTCGTGTGTTTTCTCAAAGATCCTCTCTTTCCTGGGCTTCTGGAACTCAAAGGGGGATCGTTACCAGGGGCTAAGGACTAGGGAGTGTTGAGTCAGATTGGGGCCTCCTCGAAGGCCCAAGTGACCTTTAGGGGAGCCCATGCCCTCGGGGTTCTTGCTAACAGCAACAGGCTAA is a window encoding:
- the SPMIP6 gene encoding spermatid-specific manchette-related protein 1 isoform X5; this translates as MAGAKARAEEAGTETAVRGMPLEYPPKPERLNAYEREVVVNMLNSLSRNQQTPQIMSRCGCVDPLPGRLPYLGYESPCSGRHYCLRGMDYCTGGAPSTERRLRPLCAAEQPTVRAVSPYDHRPGMECAVTTLPPSYYPCPNLRWDTSHFKKTGGAQRNSFVVHPEFVSESYPNYHCW